From the Primulina tabacum isolate GXHZ01 chromosome 3, ASM2559414v2, whole genome shotgun sequence genome, one window contains:
- the LOC142540352 gene encoding NDR1/HIN1-like protein 26, translated as MSQIHVKSPKHCAEKQALKSHRFNRKLFFYFLTILLTILSFIVLVWLILHPTKPQFSLQEAQINQLNLTSTPPLVNSSIQLTLLSKNPNNRVGIYFDEFRLYASYKEQKITPDSSISPFYQGHKETNLLSASLIGKQQPVAPSFVYEVQHDQSTGKLALNFKVIGKLRWKVGSWVSGRYRLAINCVATLQSGHVSSQLFSSKQGTQCSTVV; from the coding sequence ATGTCTCAAATTCATGTGAAATCTCCCAAACACTGCGCTGAGAAACAAGCACTCAAATCCCACAGGTTCAACAGAAAGCTCTTCTTTTACTTCTTAACAATCCTACTCACCATCTTATCCTTCATAGTCCTTGTTTGGCTCATCCTCCACCCCACAAAACCACAATTCTCACTTCAAGAAGCTCAGATAAATCAGCTTAACCTCACTTCTACACCGCCTCTCGTCAACTCGTCCATACAGCTCACTCTCTTATCCAAGAATCCCAACAATCGAGTCGGGATTTACTTCGATGAATTTCGGCTATATGCATCATATAAAGAACAAAAAATCACTCCTGATTCTTCCATTTCTCCGTTCTATCAAGGGCACAAAGAAACAAACCTTTTAAGCGCGTCTTTGATCGGGAAACAGCAGCCCGTTGCCCCTTCGTTTGTATACGAAGTTCAACACGATCAGAGCACAGGGAAGTTGGCCTTAAATTTCAAGGTGATAGGAAAACTCAGGTGGAAAGTGGGATCTTGGGTTTCTGGGAGGTATAGGTTAGCTATAAATTGTGTGGCTACTTTACAATCGGGACATGTATCTTCCCAACTCTTTAGTTCCAAGCAAGGCACGCAGTGTTCTACCGTAGTGTGA